In the genome of Caldalkalibacillus salinus, the window GCTAAGGTCCCGTTAGAGCTAGACCCTACAGCACCTCCAATATGATTACCTGTCGCATGCACATCTACTACGGCATAACTATCTCTTATATTGGATTTATAAATTCTACCTACGAGACCGCCGCTGTGCCCGACACCTTCCACTTCTCCAACAGCACCACTATTCTTAATCTCGGCACCGTTTCTGATGTAACCAGCGAGGCCACCTACATAGTTTTGGCCTTTAATATCTACATATTCTAGATTAACATTCTGAAGTTGACTGTACTGTGCGTAGCCAAATAAACCGACATATTCTTCTTCA includes:
- a CDS encoding GLUG motif-containing protein encodes the protein EEEYVGLFGYAQYSQLQNVNLEYVDIKGQNYVGGLAGYIRNGAEIKNSGAVGEVEGVGHSGGLVGRIYKSNIRDSYAVVDVHATGNHIGGAVGSSSNGTLA